One Methanococcus aeolicus Nankai-3 DNA segment encodes these proteins:
- a CDS encoding DUF373 family protein, translated as MDFENNNVNDNIEVKKLEKNIKYIVLVVDMDDDIGRKANIKTPILGRCDCIDGAIKLGLADPGDTDTNSILGGVKLYDELKKEGKDVEIIVIAGHKNVESEECALKIKEQLDFLNYLYDPNFIYIVSDGKEDELVLNYLRNNNIFVWKKRIVIKQNESLESTYYLVQEFLHKTMSQYVPLIFTVIGFVLVMGALLEGLGWRIIAGLAGLYILLEGSGLTKSIRKSFKEGKESIEFGKITPIGNILSVIIIIIGILYSYKVSSGLEYITALGTFLYTIANPLTLGILIYIVIRFIDEVLYSEKDLITLFKGLFFKILLIFMSRELLLLFSGFLYGDISFIIISVYVAIYISIIVLLSAVLFSIRHSKK; from the coding sequence ATGGATTTTGAAAATAATAATGTTAATGATAATATTGAAGTTAAAAAACTTGAAAAGAATATAAAATATATCGTTCTTGTTGTTGATATGGATGACGATATTGGAAGAAAAGCCAATATTAAAACCCCGATATTAGGCAGATGTGACTGTATAGATGGAGCAATAAAATTAGGATTGGCTGACCCGGGGGATACAGATACAAACTCCATATTGGGGGGCGTAAAATTATATGATGAGTTAAAAAAAGAAGGAAAAGATGTTGAAATTATAGTTATAGCAGGACATAAAAATGTAGAATCAGAAGAATGTGCATTAAAAATAAAAGAACAATTGGATTTTTTAAATTATCTTTATGACCCAAATTTTATATATATAGTTTCAGATGGGAAAGAAGATGAATTAGTTTTAAATTATTTGAGAAATAATAATATTTTTGTATGGAAAAAAAGAATAGTTATAAAACAAAATGAATCATTAGAATCAACATATTATCTGGTTCAGGAATTCCTACATAAAACTATGTCCCAGTATGTTCCATTAATATTCACAGTAATAGGGTTTGTATTGGTAATGGGAGCTCTCTTAGAGGGATTAGGGTGGAGAATAATAGCAGGGTTAGCTGGACTATATATTCTTTTAGAGGGTTCCGGATTAACTAAATCCATCAGAAAATCATTTAAAGAAGGTAAAGAAAGCATTGAGTTTGGAAAAATTACTCCAATAGGTAATATATTAAGTGTGATTATTATAATAATTGGAATATTATATTCATATAAGGTATCCAGTGGTTTAGAATATATAACAGCACTTGGAACTTTTTTATATACGATTGCCAATCCATTAACTTTGGGGATATTAATATACATTGTAATTAGGTTTATCGATGAGGTATTATATTCGGAAAAGGATTTAATAACTTTATTCAAAGGACTATTCTTTAAAATATTGTTAATATTTATGTCAAGAGAATTATTGCTGTTATTTTCCGGATTTCTGTATGGGGATATTTCATTTATAATAATAAGTGTGTATGTTGCAATATATATTTCCATAATAGTTTTGCTATCAGCAGTATTATTTTCCATACGACATAGTAAAAAATAA
- the corA gene encoding magnesium/cobalt transporter CorA: protein MLKIIGYDGEEIETMGPEEINNENYNVIWVDCYDPSDEELLQLSKNIGIEIEELKAGLDELEVPRVEEEDDYYLIVYKAPLFEEDITTTSFGIFIKDNIILTIHIDKINSLGKIYSLLKTKKPKTFLDRGKGFFLYSLLNQITISYSRIMLNLDDELDRLEEVLLKHQDQNITTEILQLRKTLVYFHKALVSNKDVLSILKRKYLPITTQDDREHIEDLYYDTLQLIDMETTYRELLVSTMDMGISLENIRMNQKMKILTMITALFALPVWITGIYGMNFKYMPLLNNPYGFWVIFGITIMSIMLVLYVFSIEKWIK from the coding sequence ATGCTAAAAATCATAGGATATGATGGAGAAGAAATAGAAACAATGGGCCCTGAGGAGATTAACAATGAGAACTACAATGTTATATGGGTGGATTGCTATGATCCATCTGATGAGGAGCTCCTACAATTGTCTAAAAATATTGGGATAGAAATAGAGGAATTAAAAGCAGGGCTCGATGAGTTGGAAGTTCCAAGGGTTGAAGAAGAGGACGACTATTATTTAATAGTTTATAAAGCTCCGCTATTTGAAGAAGACATTACAACAACATCTTTTGGGATATTTATAAAGGATAATATTATATTAACTATTCATATTGATAAAATAAACTCCCTTGGTAAGATATACAGCCTTTTAAAGACTAAAAAACCCAAAACTTTTTTAGACCGTGGAAAAGGATTTTTTTTATATTCCCTATTAAATCAAATAACAATTAGTTATTCAAGAATTATGTTAAATTTAGATGATGAATTGGATAGGTTGGAAGAAGTTTTATTAAAGCATCAAGACCAAAATATAACTACTGAAATACTTCAACTTAGGAAAACCTTGGTATATTTCCATAAGGCATTGGTATCAAATAAAGATGTTCTTTCTATCTTAAAAAGAAAATATCTTCCAATAACTACCCAAGATGATAGGGAGCATATTGAGGATTTATATTATGATACATTGCAGTTGATAGACATGGAGACCACATACAGGGAGCTCCTTGTTTCTACTATGGATATGGGCATATCTCTTGAAAATATAAGAATGAATCAAAAAATGAAAATATTAACTATGATTACGGCATTATTTGCCCTGCCAGTGTGGATAACTGGTATTTATGGTATGAATTTTAAATATATGCCTTTGTTAAATAATCCATATGGTTTTTGGGTTATATTTGGTATTACAATAATGTCTATTATGTTGGTGTTGTATGTATTTTCAATTGAAAAATGGATAAAATAA